CTTGTGGTTTCCCTAAAGCCTGCTCACACCTTGCAGATAGTCTCATTTTTGAGCCGTCTTCAAACTTCCAAATTTAATTGTGCAAGTTTTCCTGCCCAGAATGATAGACACACAGGTGCTAAGGAGTTCAGAATCCAAGGAAGGAGATAGATTAGACCAAAAAGTAATacaataagccaggcacggtggctcacacctgtaatcccagcactttgggaggccgaggcagggggatcacctgaggtcaggagttcgagaccagcctggccaacatggtgaaaccccatctctagcagagcttgcagtgagccgaggtcgcaccactgcactccagcctgggtgacagagcgagactccgtctcaaaaaaaagaaaccccgtctctactaaaaatacaaaaaataagctgggcatggtggcactcacctgtagtcccagctacctgagagggtgaggcaggagaattgcttgagcctgggaggtggaggttgagctgagatcgcgccattgcactccagcctgggcaacaagagcgaaactccgtcacacacacacacaaaagtaataCAATATATTGCATAATAAGTGGTTTCAGAAGGAAGATTTTAGTTTCAAAACAGTTTCTCACTTACCAGCTGGGTGAGTTTAAACAAGGAATTCAACCTCTTTGAAACTCAGTTTCCTGGTTTGTAAAATGAAGTTAATGATACCTGTTTGTAAAATGAAGTTGATACCCAGCCCTTAAAGTTGTGAAGACTGAGTAAGTTAAGTTTATGAGCCACTGAgtctggtgcctggcacacagcaagtggTAAGTAAATGCTAGCTGCTGCTTCTTATTATcactattaataatattaatattagctCTGTGTAAAccttaaaggatttttttctcttttctaaaccAAAAAGTAACCTGAAACATATTTCTAAGATAAATTAGACAGATTTTTCACATTATGCAAAAACGTTGGGACTTCGGGGAGCATTCCTGGCTATGAATTTGGCCAAATCTGAGTCTGTTGGCCTAGATCCTCTTTTCATCAGACCGCTTGTTCCCGGCCAGGTGGTGATGCGCAGGCACCCCCTGGTCTATGTCGTGAGTCTGCTGATTCCTAGCATCTTTCTCATGCTGGTGGACCTGGGGAGCTTCTACCTGCCACCCAACTGCCGAGCCAGGATtgtgttcaagaccagtgtgCTGGTGGGCTACACCATCTTCAGGGTCAACATGTCCAACCAGGTGCCACGGAGTGTAGGGAGCACCCCTCTGATTGGTAAGCAGCCTCGGGGTCACTGGACACTCATCTTACATGACCCCTGTGAAAGATCtgatgctggccaggcatggtggctcacgcccgtaatatcagcactttgggaggccaaggtgggagggccacttcagctcaggagttcaagaccagcctaggcaacatagtgagactttactaaaaattttaaaaatcaacagggCATTCAGTGCatactcactacaacctctgcctcctgggctcaagcgattctcctgcctcagcctcctgagtagctgggattataggcacacaccactacacctggctaattttttgtatttttagtagagacggggtttcacgatgttgatcaggctggtcttgaactcctgacctcaggtgatccgcccacctcagcttcccagagtgctgggattacaggcatgagcccactgtgcctggccgctttgtttgtttttatccccAATTTCAACCAATTACCCAAAGTGACTGAGCCATTGAtttcagctattcaggaagctgaggcaggaggattgcttgagtctaaaagtttgagtctgcagtgagctatgatcccaccactgcactccagcctgggtgacagagcaagaacagaagggaaggggaggggagggtaagggagagaaagagagaaaaagaaagagagaaagagagaaaagaaggaaggaaggaaggaagggaaaaaaacaaaagagcaagccagatgcagtggctcacacctataatcacaacattttgggaggctgaggtgggaggattgcttgagcccaagagtccaagacaacatagtgaggacttgtctctctctctttttttttttttttgagatggagtcttgctgtgtctccaggctggagtgcagtggtgtgatctccgctccctgcaacctccgcctcctgggttcaagcaattcccctgcctcagcctccggagtagctgggactacaggcgcccgccaccatgcctggctaattttttgtattttagtatagacggggtttcactatgttggccaggatggtctcgatctcctgaccttgtgatccacccgcctcagcctcccaaagtgttgggattacaggcgtgagccaccaagtccggccgtgaggccttgtctctaccaaaaataaaaaatttagcctggtgtggtggtgtgtgcctgtagtcccagctattcaggagggtgaggagggagaatcacttcagcccaatacgttaaggctacagtgagccatgattgcaccactgcactccagcttgggcaatagagcaagaccctgtccctaaagaaaacaaaaaaatctgatgCTGCATTTCAGACTGGAGGCTAACTGCACCTCTTCTGGCTTCTCTCAGGGCACTTCTTCACCATCTGCATGGCCTTCTTGGTTCTCAGCTTAGCTAAGTCCATCGTGTTGGTCAAATTCCTCCATGATGAGCAGCGTGGTGGACAGGAGCAGCCCTTCTTGTGCCTTCGAGGGGACACCGATGCTGACAGGCCTAGAGTGGAACCCAGGGCCCAACGTGCTGTGGTAACAGGTGTGTGAGAAGCCTTGTGTTTCTCCCCCGTCTGGATTGATCACCTTAAAAATTCATTCCCGTTGATGATGTACTAGGTATTGCGTTGGCCTATGTGAAAAACCTACAACAACTGCTTCTTAGCCTGGGTGTGGCATTTTATATTATCTCTCTGGAGACTGAAGGCTGCCTGCTTCTGGCTTTCTAGAAagtctcattttgttgtttttctgtttgttttggtttggttttttgagacagggttttgccatgttgcgcaggctggtctcgaactcctaggctcaggcgatcttctctcctttgcctcccaaagtgctgagattgcaggtgtgagccactgcgctcagctgaAAGTCTAATTTTGGCTTGAATTTCAGGCCCTCAGTTACTctttgttttgacagagtctcgctctgtcgcccaggcttgactgcagtggcacaatctctgctcactgcagcctctgcctcccaggctcaagctattctcctgcctcagcctcccgagtagctaggactataggcgtgtgccaccatgccttgctaatttttgtatttttagtagagacagggtttcaccatgttggccaggctggtctcgaactcctgacctcaggtgatccacccacctcggcctcccagagtgctgggattacaggtgtgagcccaccgcacccagcctatttgtttgtttttatccccAATTTTAACCAGTTACCCAAAGTGACTGAGCCATTGATTTCAGAATAGCACAGTGCTggcatgcacgtgcacacatgcatacaaggAGCTTGTGTACATTTAGGTTCTAGTTGCTTAATGTGAACAAGTATAAGAATCATCCCAGCCCCTAAAGCTCCTACTGAGTCCATTTGGGCTGACCTCTAACTCAGAAACTCTCCTGGACGGATCTAGCACGCATACACCCTGCTTACATAATAACAGCTCTGACGTGTTCTCTGAGGCTTCCTGCAGTACAACTTTGCCTCGCCTAATCGGGTGGGGAGAGTACCCAACCCAAACACAACCCACTGCTCAGTTTCACCTGCAACTTTCCTTGAAGGATGAGGCCATCAGCTTCAAGAGAAAGTCCAGGTGGGTCTTGGTAGTCCCTGGCTCACCCAGGGTGTTTTCCTCCATCACACAGAGTCCTCGCTGTATGGAGAGCACCTGGCCCAGCCAGGAACCCTGAAGGAAGTCTGGTCGCAGCTTCAATCTATCAGCAACTACCTCCAAACTCAGGACCAGACAGACCAACAGGAGGCAGAGTGGCTGGTCCTCCTGTCCCGCTTTGACCGACTGCTCTTCCAAAGCTACCTTTTCATGCTGGGGATCTACACCATCACTCTGTGCTCCCTCTGGGCACTGTGGGGCGGCGTGTGAAGACTGAAGTGTTCTTCAGTAATTGTGCTGGCACttaggagagagaggagggggaataATAGTGGGTTAAAAAGCTTTctgggtcgggtgtggtggttcttgcctatagtcccagtgctttgggaggccatagcaggaggattgcttgagcccaggagatcaagaccagccagagcaacatagtgagaccacatctctaccagtaaataaataaataaataaataaatagctgggcatagtggctcatgcctgtactctcagctacttgggaggttgaggtgggaggattgcttgagcccaggatttcaaggctgcagtgagccatgattgcaccactgcaccacagcctgggtgacagagcaagaccctgtctcaaaaaaataaaataaaaggctttcTGCCTTCATTGCCTCTCCATTGAGTCCAGCTTCATACACCTAATAGTCTGCTGTGTGACCCAAGAATCATATGTTCATGAAAATGTATAAACAGTATGAGTATACAGTAAAAAAGTAAACTTTCCTTCTTATCCCAGTCCACTCACCCAAAGCAACCACTGTTAATAATTTCTTCCAGAAGATTTctaggcacacacatgcatatatgtatgcttaagcagttttttaaaaagtgtaagatAGCTCCATCTTCCAGCCCTGCCTTGGCCATTTATTCAGTCACCCATTCAACAAAACCTTTATTGAGTATTAAGTCCTAGGCATTATGTTAGGCACACCAGAGAATACAAAATAATTCAGCACAGGTTATTATTCACTTGATGTGATTCCCATGGTCAACCTGGTACCAACCAACCAGAGCATAAAATTCCTGCCATATCCCTCACCTTCTGAGGCTCTTGTTACCACTTCCTAGCTAAGTCCACTGCCTCCACCCTCTTCCTGTGCCCCTTCAGCAGTGCATCACCACTGGAGAGAACCCAGGTGccaaggcttcttttttttttttttgaggcagagtcttgctctgtcaccagattggagtgcagtggtgcaatcttggcttactgcaacctccacctcccgggttcaagctattcccctgcctcagcctcccgagtagctgggactacaggtgcatgccaccacacccagctaattttctgtattttagtagcaGGTGCCAAGGCTTCTAAGCCCAGTCTAGCACATCATTTAGTCCACACACAAGGGGCAACGCATGGAGTGGGAGGACAGGCATAGTTCACGGTCCTTTGCTTCAAGGAAGTTATAATCCACTGTCCCTGAGCTAGTCAGCTAGGAAATACTACACACTAAGTAGCTTtaagagagatttattttctcaccagTCTAGAAGCTAGAAGCCTAAGATCAAGGTGCAAACAGGGTGGGTGGCTTTCTTCTGAGCCCTGTCCTTGGCTTGCAGGTTGCTGacttcttgctttgttttcacaTGACCTTTCCTCTGTGCATGCTCATGTCTGTGTCCAGATTTTCTCCTCTAACAAGGGCACCAGTGTTGTTGGTTTAGGGTCCATCCTAAATCTTTTAACCTTAATCACTTTTTTCAAGGCCCTATGTTCAAACAGTCATATTCTGAGTACtaggggttaggatgtcaacatatgaattttggggagtggGCAGCAGACAGAGGGGACATATTTCAGCCCATAACACTAGTGATTCTGGAGGTTTAGCAAGTCCAGATTCTGCAGagtaggctggcaggctggagacctgCTGACAGTCTTAACGCTGTCAGTAGAAGACACAAAAGTCCAAAAGCTGTTTGCTAGAAACTTTTTCCAGCACTAAAATTGCCTTTAGAAAAATCTGCCCCCCTCCATCCccccaaagaaaaagaatttaaattcaAACAGCCTTTACCTGCATCCTCCCTCTCTCATTACCTCCCAGTTAGTGCTCAGCGCCAATTGTCCATGAAATTCCACTGCTGCTGTTAATGAAATGAGGAACATAAGAAGTTTGTGAACAGGAAGTGTCCATGCAAACCTCCACCTGTTTCCTTCCTCACTTCCTACTTTCTACTGCTGGCCTCCTCTGCTTTGACGTGCTCAGTTAGGCATCACGGTCCTGATGTCACCTTAGCTTCCCATCCATGTCGATTCTGGctttctccacttcctcctccagttaacagaggaggaaaggaggaaaaggccTGAGGTGAACTCCTCACTGTGGGGTCTCTCTCCTTCCCAACTATGTCTTAGAGAAAGCACCAGTGTCAGAGTCAGGAGTCCTGATGATTAcggtcctggctctgccattaccTAGCCAGGGGACCTCCGTGAGCTTAACTTCTCAGACTTCAACTTACCTTATTTGAAATTGGGGCTGTTTATATTTGCTCTACCCCTATCAAAGAGTTATAAGgatcaaaatgaaaaaatgtattgaacaatgctttgaaaagcaaataatggggcgcggtggctcacgcctataatcccagcactttgggaggctgaggtgggtggattacctgaggtcaggagtttgagaccagcctgaccaacatggagaaaccctgtctctactaaaaatacaaaattagccgggcatggtggcacatgcctgtaatcccagctactcggggggctgaggcaggagaatcgcctgtacccaggaggcagaggttgcggtgagccgagatcgtgccattgcactccagcctgggcaacaagagctaaactctatctcaaaaaaaaaaaaaaagtttgaagtgctttgggaagggggagggatagcattagaagatatacctaatgttaatgggtgcagcacagcaacatggcacatgtatacatatgtaacaaacctgcacgttgtgcacatgtaccctaaaacttaaactataatttaaaaaaaagtaaataatgcaTCACAAAATAAAGATAAGACCTGCTTGCTATCAACAGATGGACTCCAGTCTTGAGTTTTTGGTGTGGGATCTGATTTCCAGCTCCCTCTATCAGAATCCAGTCATGGGCTCTGGTACTCCTCCAATTGTTCCACTATTATAGGATCCAAAGGCCAAGGGCTGAAGTCATCACATGCCTCCTTACAGAGAAACTTGTGTGGCAGGGGTTGCCAAAGGGACTTCCCAGTCCATCTCACATGAAGCTCACCTTTGttccatttgcagatgacattgcCCAGGTTCTTTACATCAGCCTCTAACAAGCAGCCCTTTAAGAGTGAAGCCTGGCCACCAAACTGGTCCCTGGTACACTTCCTTTGTCTAGTGGCAAGTGGCCTTAATCTCAACTGCAGCCCAGAACTCATTCAAAGCCCCAGAGTCAGGCCTGCATCCTGAAGCAATGacattgtaaaccaaaaataaaattctaagggccccccaaccatctgaatggaccccaTCCTTTCAGTGAGGACATCCCAAAGACTggggttcaggccatgatgggcaGCAGGGGTTGGAAATGCCTCATGATGCCCTCCTCTCTTTCGGAATTCAGGAAAAGTTGACTAgcaccagcattaacatcaataCAGatcttaagtctgataagaaacatttacaatctggctgggcgcagtggctcatgtctgtaatcccagcactttgggaggccgaggcgggtggatcacttgaggtcaggaattcaagaccagcctggccaacatagtgaaaccccatctctactaaaaatacaaaaattagctgggcatggcggcacgtgcctgtaatcccagctacttggaaggctgaggcagaagaattgcttgaacctgggaggtggaggttgcggtgacctgagatcgcaccactgcactccagcctgggcaacagagtgagactctgtctcaaaaaaaaaaaaaaaaaaaaaaaagaaacattcacaATCTACTGTCTCTGAAGCCTGCTgcctggaagcttcatctgcatgataaaactttggtctccacaaccacTTACCATAatccagacattcctttctattgacaATAACTCTTTTAAACAATAgccaatcagaaaaattttaaatctacttaGGATCTGAAACCCCTTGCCCCACTGGCTTTAAGTTGTCCCCCCTTTCTGGACGGAATCAATAtgtatcttaaatgtatttgattgatgtctcatgtctccctaaaacgtacaaaaccaagctgtgccctgaccaccttgggcacatgttctcagggtctCCTGGGGGCTGTGTCACTGGCCATGGTCAcacatatttggctcagaataaatctcttccaatattttacagagtttgactcttttcttcGACAACATCATGAACAAATGGCACTACAGATCTCCTCCTGGAATAGTGTCCCTCTGTGGTGGGAGGAATATGGGGTGCCAGCAGCCCTTATTTGCAGAGCAGCTTTAGCTCAGCCCCTCCAAATGTTCATACATTTCATGATTCCTGTTTCATAGagaaaggaaactgaggaacagagcaAAAATGGGATTCTCCCAGCTGTGAGCGCTCCTACCATCTGCTCTTTCACAGAATCCAAGGTGGTTTCAGCACTCACCAAGAAATCACAGCTCCAGTTCTGGGGACTTCACTGATGTCTAGAACAAAGACTTAGTTAACTCCCAGGCCAGCCAGGCAGCCCCAGTTCATCATGTTGTAGAACTTTCTCCTTAGTACAGCTAAAAACAGAGTCCTTGTCATACAGCCATGAAAAATTAGGCTTGCAGACACTTTGAAAATGGAATTtactgggcaaaaaaaaaaaaaaaaaaaaaaaaaaaaaaggaaatagggaCTCTCAGCAAAGCGAGAGtctgctagccagttttcccacctCACAAATTGAATTCCTAGTTACCACATCCCAGAACAGGAGAGAGAGGCCAGGCTTCTCCTCCCCGCAGAGGGCACGAAATTTCCATGGCTCTACCCTGCTCTTCCAGTATGCAGGCTGGTCAGGGGTTCTCCAGGGATCTTCCC
This genomic window from Pan troglodytes isolate AG18354 chromosome 9, NHGRI_mPanTro3-v2.0_pri, whole genome shotgun sequence contains:
- the HTR3B gene encoding 5-hydroxytryptamine receptor 3B isoform X3 is translated as MMDAENQILKTSVWYQEVWNDEFLSWNSSMFDEIREISLPLSAIWAPDIIINEFVEIERSPDLPYVYVNSSGTIENYKPIQVVSACSLETYAFPFDVQNCSLTFKSILHTVEDVDLAFLRSPEDIQHDKKAFLNDSEWELLSVSSTYSILQSSAGGFAQIQFNVVMRRHPLVYVVSLLIPSIFLMLVDLGSFYLPPNCRARIVFKTSVLVGYTIFRVNMSNQVPRSVGSTPLIGHFFTICMAFLVLSLAKSIVLVKFLHDEQRGGQEQPFLCLRGDTDADRPRVEPRAQRAVVTESSLYGEHLAQPGTLKEVWSQLQSISNYLQTQDQTDQQEAEWLVLLSRFDRLLFQSYLFMLGIYTITLCSLWALWGGV